The following proteins come from a genomic window of Salvia hispanica cultivar TCC Black 2014 chromosome 4, UniMelb_Shisp_WGS_1.0, whole genome shotgun sequence:
- the LOC125219143 gene encoding REF/SRPP-like protein At1g67360, whose amino-acid sequence MATAKFEVERSDDIQLKRLGFVRFLAINAAVVVTNLYGYAKENSGPLKSTVGKVENAVIAVVGPVFERFKDFPGDLLVCLDILVVEASLKFEECAPAAAKSAALKVQSVAIEASRLVQELVEEAKVEGPITTISHAAKISKDVAVTGLAVAWYKANRFPALHGILKIAVPTATHWSEKYNSAVVDLAAKGYTVFCYAPLVPVEEMQKAYKKVEAAAIKKTGSISSSDSDKEE is encoded by the exons ATGGCTACGGCCAAG TTTGAGGTCGAGAGAAGTGATGATATACAGCTGAAACGTCTCGGTTTCGTTAGGTTTCTGGCGATCAACGCGGCTGTTGTGGTGACGAATCTATACGGCTACGCCAAGGAGAATTCCGGCCCGCTGAAATCCACCGTCGGGAAGGTCGAGAACGCCGTCATAGCCGTTGTTGGCCCCGTTTTCGAGAGATTCAAAGACTTTCCTGGTGATCTCCTCGTTTGTCTCGACATTTTG GTGGTTGAAGCAAGCTTGAAATTCGAAGAATGTGCTCCCGCTGCTGCAAAGAGCGCGGCCTTAAAGGTTCAGTCTGTGGCAATTGAAGCATCGCGGCTCGTGCAAGAGCTCGTTGAGGAAGCTAAAGTAGAGGGTCCAATTACAACCATTTCCCATGCTGCGAAAATCTCAAAGGATGTTGCAGTGACTGGATTGGCTGTGGCATGGTACAAAGCTAACCGGTTCCCCGCCCTGCACGGAATCTTGAAGATAGCTGTCCCCACAGCCACACATTGGTCGGAGAAGTACAACAGCGCGGTCGTGGATTTGGCTGCGAAAGGTTACACTGTTTTCTGTTATGCTCCTTTAGTCCCTGTGGAGGAAATGCAGAAGGCGTATAAAAAGGTGGAGGCGGCAGCCATTAAGAAGACGGGCTCGATCAGCTCTAGTGACTCGGACAAGGAGGAATAG
- the LOC125221832 gene encoding uncharacterized protein LOC125221832 translates to MSCRSVSWWPPLPTLKEKRSNFAPISFPHWKLSKQTPKYGRKLASNRKSHHHFARNCLNNGNRDFSQQDQPQDALLKAISEVSRREGRASQATIVVFGGSVSGDSTSGWLALDRKLNSYPRKRGFTAIGTGGDDFVQAMVYAVESVVQRPIPQGQVRQKISSRGKYVSVKIGPVQVASSEQVQAVYYAMRRDDRMKYFL, encoded by the exons ATGTCGTGCAGGAGTGTTTCATGGTGGCCGCCTTTGCCTACACTCAAAGAGAAACGATCAAATTTTGCTCCAATCAGTTTTCCCCACTGGAAATTATCGAAACAGACACCGAAATATGGCCGTAAATTAGCCTCAAACCGTAAAAGCCATCATCACTTTGCAAGGAATTGCTTGAACAATGGAAATCGCGATTTTTCTCAGCAAGACCAGCCTCAGGATGCTCTTCTCAAAGCTATTTCCG AAGTTTCAAGGAGAGAAGGAAGGGCGAGTCAAGCTACAATTGTAGTGTTTGGTGGCTCAGTTTCAGGTGATTCCACCTCTGGCTGGCTTGCTCTTGATCGGAAG CTAAATTCTTATCCAAGAAAGAGGGGGTTTACTGCAATTGGAACAGGAGGAGATGATTTTGTGCAAGCTATGGTTTATGCTGTGGAATCAGTAGTTCAGAGGCCAATCCCTCAA GGACAAGTGAGACAGAAGATATCCTCCCGTGGAAAATATGTATCCGTAAAGATTGGCCCGGTTCAGGTGGCTTCGAGTGAGCAG GTTCAAGCAGTATATTATGCCATGAGAAGAGATGACAGGATGAAGTATTTCTTGTAA
- the LOC125221831 gene encoding calmodulin-binding transcription activator 4-like isoform X3, producing MQSGYDIKHLGREAQSRWLKPAEVYFILKNYEEHQLAHQVPQKPTSGSLYLFNKRELKFFRKDGHNWRKRKDQRTIAEAHERLKVGNAEALNCYYAHGEENPKFQRRSYWMLDPAYGHIVLVHYRDIRVGRENSGSASQLPTSSPSTFSLNPASFASELPDPSFVIGESYELYHNDSSPNSVEISSSQIVNNHTMNRSEERANEVSGSSGLDTDHTFERIKHQLSLNDEESAFNKYYFETEDSNDLDVLREYELSNLTPTSTGNIHPLEPDNRVQQYQKPPGTDVDIWREMLDGSKNFPSAESPPQCGGHETFTLPAYLILEEVDSQKHHTYTPIPHAYHPACSLPVFYQDGLEISLDNNINLTIAQKQRFTIREISPEWCYTSEGTKIIIIGSFFCDPSECEWACMIGDVEVPVQIIQEGVLSCYAPAHLQGEVSICITSGNREACSEVRDFEYRAKSEVSTHSDITGTEAYKNPDELVSLVRFVQMLLSDAQKASESRTDEDSWSQVIDTLLVGTSTSSSVLDWLLQELLKDKLDKWLSSKLQNSNEKGCSSLSKKEQGIIHMVAILGFEWALQPILNSGVSVNFRDNNGWTALHWAARYGREKMVAALIAFGASAGAVTDPNAQDLTGKTPASIAASYGHRGLAGYLSEVALTTHLASLTLVESELSKGSAALEAERAVNSIPSSDYEDEDSLRQTLAAVRNAAQAAARIQSAFRAHSFRKRQQLKSAIPIGRDEFTDIQGLSTASKLAFRTTRDNNLAAVSIQKKYRGWKGRKDFLSLRQKVVKIQAHVRGYQVRRNFMVCWAVGVLEKVILRWRRRGVGLRGFRAELESIDESEGQDILKVFRKQKVDEAIDEAVSRVLSMVECPEARQQYGRLLSKYRQAKAKLQNGNGITQYPNVEDKDTTLID from the exons ATGCAATCAG GATATGATATAAAACATCTGGGAAGAGAAGCTCAAAGTCGGTGGTTAAAGCCTGCTGAAGTATATTTCATATTGAAGAATTATGAGGAGCACCAGCTCGCCCACCAAGTTCCTCAGAAACCTACAA GTGGATCTTTGTATCTGTTCAACAAACGAGAGCTGAAGTTTTTCAGGAAAGATGGTCATAATTGGCGTAAAAGGAAGGATCAGAGAACCATTGCTGAAGCACATGAACGGCTCAAG GTTGGAAATGCCGAAGCCCTAAACTGTTATTATGCTCATGGAGAGGAGAACCCTAAGTTTCAAAGAAGAAGCTACTGGATGTTAGATCC GGCATATGGGCACATTGTTCTTGTGCATTACAGAGATATTCGTGTG GGACGGGAGAATTCTGGATCAGCATCTCAGCTTCCAACATCATCTCCTTCCACCTTCAGTCTTAATCCTGCATCTTTTGCATCTGAGTTGCCAGACCCGTCCTTTGTCATTGGTGAATCTTATGAATTGTATCATAATGATTCTAGTCCCAACTCAGTGGAGATAAGCTCTAGTCAAATTGTCAACAATCATACAATGAACCGGTCAGAAGAGAGAGCAAATGAAGTAAGTGGTTCTTCAGGGCTGGATACGGATCACACATTTGAAAGAATAAAGCACCAACTGAGTTTAAATGATGAGGAGTCAgcatttaataaatactactttGAGACCGAGGATTCAAATGATCTAGATGTTCTGCGGGAATATGAATTATCTAATCTGACACCAACAAGCACAGGGAACATTCATCCACTAGAACcag ATAATAGAGTTCAACAGTACCAGAAACCACCAGGAACTGACGTTGACATTTGGAGAGAGATGCTGGATGGCTCCAAGAATTTTCCAAGTGCAGAATCACCACCACAGTGTGGAGGGCATGAAACTT TTACCTTGCCAGCTTATTTAATCCTTGAAGAAGTAGATTCACAGAAGCATCATACATATACTCCTATACCACATGCTTACCATCCAGCCTGCAGTTTGCCGGTATTTTACCAAGATGGATTGGAAATCTCTCTTGACAACAATATAAATTTGACCATTGCCCAAAAACAGAGGTTCACTATCCGTGAGATATCCCCAGAGTGGTGTTATACCTCTGAGGGCACAAAG ATCATCATTATTGGGTCTTTCTTCTGTGATCCTTCGGAGTGTGAATGGGCTTGTATGATCGGTGACGTCGAAGTTCCTGTCCAGATCATTCAGGAAGGCGTCCTCTCCTGCTATGCTCCAGCTCACTTACAGGGGGAAGTTAGTATTTGCATCACTTCTGGAAATCGAGAAGCATGCAGCGAAGTCAGGGACTTTGAATACCGAGCCAAGTCTGAAGTGTCCACACACAGTGATATAACTGGAACAGAGGCTTATAAGAATCCAGATGAACTTGTGTCGCTTGTCAGATTTGTTCAAATGCTGCTATCGGATGCTCAGAAAGCCTCTGAATCAAGAACTGATGAGGACTCATGGAGCCAAGTCATTGATACACTTTTGGTTGGTACTTCTACATCATCAAGCGTTCTTGATTGGCTTCTCCAAGAACTTCTGAAGGATAAATTGGATAAATGGCTTTCAtctaaattacaaaatagtAATGAGAAAGGCTGCTCGTCTTTATCCAAGAAAGAACAAGGTATCATACACATGGTTGCCATATTAGGATTTGAATGGGCCTTGCAACCAATATTGAACTCTGGAGTAAGCGTTAACTTCCGCGACAATAATGGATGGACTGCACTTCATTGGGCTGCACGATATGGgag AGAAAAGATGGTGGCTGCATTGATTGCATTTGGTGCATCGGCCGGTGCAGTTACCGATCCTAATGCACAGGACCTTACTGGCAAAACGCCTGCATCAATTGCTGCTTCCTACGGTCACAGGGGACTCGCAGGTTATCTCTCGGAAGTTGCATTAACCACTCACCTGGCATCCCTGACACTGGTCGAAAGCGAGCTTTCTAAAGGCTCCGCCGCCTTGGAAGCAGAAAGAGCCGTAAATAGTATACCATCCTCAGACTACGAAGATGAGGACTCCCTCCGGCAGACTCTAGCTGCAGTTCGGAATGCAGCTCAGGCTGCTGCACGCATTCAATCAGCATTCCGTGCTCATTCATTCCGGAAGAGGCAGCAGTTGAAATCAGCCATACCCATTGGTAGAGATGAGTTTACCGACATTCAGGGGCTTTCAACTGCATCAAAGCTGGCATTTCGCACCACACGCGACAACAACTTGGCTGCAGTATCCATACAGAAGAAGTATAGAGGGTGGAAAGGGAGGAAAGATTTCCTATCACTGCGCCAGAAAGTTGTCAAGATCCAG GCTCATGTGAGGGGCTACCAAGTTAGAAGGAACTTCATGGTTTGCTGGGCAGTTGGTGTGCTGGAGAAGGTTATACTAAGGTGGCGGAGGAGAGGAGTGGGTCTACGGGGATTCAGGGCAGAGCTAGAGTCCATCGACGAGAGCGAGGGCCAAGACATCCTGAAGGTGTTCCGGAAGCAGAAAGTGGATGAAGCCATCGATGAGGCCGTGTCAAGAGTGCTGTCCATGGTGGAATGTCCAGAGGCGCGTCAGCAATATGGTCGTCTTCTTAGCAAATACCGTCAGGCTAAG GCTAAACTGCAGAATGGTAATGGCATCACACAATATCCCAACGTGGAAGATAAAGACACTACACTAATCGActaa
- the LOC125221831 gene encoding calmodulin-binding transcription activator 4-like isoform X1: MQSVIISGYDIKHLGREAQSRWLKPAEVYFILKNYEEHQLAHQVPQKPTSGSLYLFNKRELKFFRKDGHNWRKRKDQRTIAEAHERLKVGNAEALNCYYAHGEENPKFQRRSYWMLDPAYGHIVLVHYRDIRVGRENSGSASQLPTSSPSTFSLNPASFASELPDPSFVIGESYELYHNDSSPNSVEISSSQIVNNHTMNRSEERANEVSGSSGLDTDHTFERIKHQLSLNDEESAFNKYYFETEDSNDLDVLREYELSNLTPTSTGNIHPLEPDNRVQQYQKPPGTDVDIWREMLDGSKNFPSAESPPQCGGHETFTLPAYLILEEVDSQKHHTYTPIPHAYHPACSLPVFYQDGLEISLDNNINLTIAQKQRFTIREISPEWCYTSEGTKIIIIGSFFCDPSECEWACMIGDVEVPVQIIQEGVLSCYAPAHLQGEVSICITSGNREACSEVRDFEYRAKSEVSTHSDITGTEAYKNPDELVSLVRFVQMLLSDAQKASESRTDEDSWSQVIDTLLVGTSTSSSVLDWLLQELLKDKLDKWLSSKLQNSNEKGCSSLSKKEQGIIHMVAILGFEWALQPILNSGVSVNFRDNNGWTALHWAARYGREKMVAALIAFGASAGAVTDPNAQDLTGKTPASIAASYGHRGLAGYLSEVALTTHLASLTLVESELSKGSAALEAERAVNSIPSSDYEDEDSLRQTLAAVRNAAQAAARIQSAFRAHSFRKRQQLKSAIPIGRDEFTDIQGLSTASKLAFRTTRDNNLAAVSIQKKYRGWKGRKDFLSLRQKVVKIQAHVRGYQVRRNFMVCWAVGVLEKVILRWRRRGVGLRGFRAELESIDESEGQDILKVFRKQKVDEAIDEAVSRVLSMVECPEARQQYGRLLSKYRQAKAKLQNGNGITQYPNVEDKDTTLID; the protein is encoded by the exons ATGCAATCAG TTATTATTTCAGGATATGATATAAAACATCTGGGAAGAGAAGCTCAAAGTCGGTGGTTAAAGCCTGCTGAAGTATATTTCATATTGAAGAATTATGAGGAGCACCAGCTCGCCCACCAAGTTCCTCAGAAACCTACAA GTGGATCTTTGTATCTGTTCAACAAACGAGAGCTGAAGTTTTTCAGGAAAGATGGTCATAATTGGCGTAAAAGGAAGGATCAGAGAACCATTGCTGAAGCACATGAACGGCTCAAG GTTGGAAATGCCGAAGCCCTAAACTGTTATTATGCTCATGGAGAGGAGAACCCTAAGTTTCAAAGAAGAAGCTACTGGATGTTAGATCC GGCATATGGGCACATTGTTCTTGTGCATTACAGAGATATTCGTGTG GGACGGGAGAATTCTGGATCAGCATCTCAGCTTCCAACATCATCTCCTTCCACCTTCAGTCTTAATCCTGCATCTTTTGCATCTGAGTTGCCAGACCCGTCCTTTGTCATTGGTGAATCTTATGAATTGTATCATAATGATTCTAGTCCCAACTCAGTGGAGATAAGCTCTAGTCAAATTGTCAACAATCATACAATGAACCGGTCAGAAGAGAGAGCAAATGAAGTAAGTGGTTCTTCAGGGCTGGATACGGATCACACATTTGAAAGAATAAAGCACCAACTGAGTTTAAATGATGAGGAGTCAgcatttaataaatactactttGAGACCGAGGATTCAAATGATCTAGATGTTCTGCGGGAATATGAATTATCTAATCTGACACCAACAAGCACAGGGAACATTCATCCACTAGAACcag ATAATAGAGTTCAACAGTACCAGAAACCACCAGGAACTGACGTTGACATTTGGAGAGAGATGCTGGATGGCTCCAAGAATTTTCCAAGTGCAGAATCACCACCACAGTGTGGAGGGCATGAAACTT TTACCTTGCCAGCTTATTTAATCCTTGAAGAAGTAGATTCACAGAAGCATCATACATATACTCCTATACCACATGCTTACCATCCAGCCTGCAGTTTGCCGGTATTTTACCAAGATGGATTGGAAATCTCTCTTGACAACAATATAAATTTGACCATTGCCCAAAAACAGAGGTTCACTATCCGTGAGATATCCCCAGAGTGGTGTTATACCTCTGAGGGCACAAAG ATCATCATTATTGGGTCTTTCTTCTGTGATCCTTCGGAGTGTGAATGGGCTTGTATGATCGGTGACGTCGAAGTTCCTGTCCAGATCATTCAGGAAGGCGTCCTCTCCTGCTATGCTCCAGCTCACTTACAGGGGGAAGTTAGTATTTGCATCACTTCTGGAAATCGAGAAGCATGCAGCGAAGTCAGGGACTTTGAATACCGAGCCAAGTCTGAAGTGTCCACACACAGTGATATAACTGGAACAGAGGCTTATAAGAATCCAGATGAACTTGTGTCGCTTGTCAGATTTGTTCAAATGCTGCTATCGGATGCTCAGAAAGCCTCTGAATCAAGAACTGATGAGGACTCATGGAGCCAAGTCATTGATACACTTTTGGTTGGTACTTCTACATCATCAAGCGTTCTTGATTGGCTTCTCCAAGAACTTCTGAAGGATAAATTGGATAAATGGCTTTCAtctaaattacaaaatagtAATGAGAAAGGCTGCTCGTCTTTATCCAAGAAAGAACAAGGTATCATACACATGGTTGCCATATTAGGATTTGAATGGGCCTTGCAACCAATATTGAACTCTGGAGTAAGCGTTAACTTCCGCGACAATAATGGATGGACTGCACTTCATTGGGCTGCACGATATGGgag AGAAAAGATGGTGGCTGCATTGATTGCATTTGGTGCATCGGCCGGTGCAGTTACCGATCCTAATGCACAGGACCTTACTGGCAAAACGCCTGCATCAATTGCTGCTTCCTACGGTCACAGGGGACTCGCAGGTTATCTCTCGGAAGTTGCATTAACCACTCACCTGGCATCCCTGACACTGGTCGAAAGCGAGCTTTCTAAAGGCTCCGCCGCCTTGGAAGCAGAAAGAGCCGTAAATAGTATACCATCCTCAGACTACGAAGATGAGGACTCCCTCCGGCAGACTCTAGCTGCAGTTCGGAATGCAGCTCAGGCTGCTGCACGCATTCAATCAGCATTCCGTGCTCATTCATTCCGGAAGAGGCAGCAGTTGAAATCAGCCATACCCATTGGTAGAGATGAGTTTACCGACATTCAGGGGCTTTCAACTGCATCAAAGCTGGCATTTCGCACCACACGCGACAACAACTTGGCTGCAGTATCCATACAGAAGAAGTATAGAGGGTGGAAAGGGAGGAAAGATTTCCTATCACTGCGCCAGAAAGTTGTCAAGATCCAG GCTCATGTGAGGGGCTACCAAGTTAGAAGGAACTTCATGGTTTGCTGGGCAGTTGGTGTGCTGGAGAAGGTTATACTAAGGTGGCGGAGGAGAGGAGTGGGTCTACGGGGATTCAGGGCAGAGCTAGAGTCCATCGACGAGAGCGAGGGCCAAGACATCCTGAAGGTGTTCCGGAAGCAGAAAGTGGATGAAGCCATCGATGAGGCCGTGTCAAGAGTGCTGTCCATGGTGGAATGTCCAGAGGCGCGTCAGCAATATGGTCGTCTTCTTAGCAAATACCGTCAGGCTAAG GCTAAACTGCAGAATGGTAATGGCATCACACAATATCCCAACGTGGAAGATAAAGACACTACACTAATCGActaa
- the LOC125221831 gene encoding calmodulin-binding transcription activator 4-like isoform X2 yields the protein MQSVIISGYDIKHLGREAQSRWLKPAEVYFILKNYEEHQLAHQVPQKPTSGSLYLFNKRELKFFRKDGHNWRKRKDQRTIAEAHERLKVGNAEALNCYYAHGEENPKFQRRSYWMLDPAYGHIVLVHYRDIRVGRENSGSASQLPTSSPSTFSLNPASFASELPDPSFVIGESYELYHNDSSPNSVEISSSQIVNNHTMNRSEERANEVSGSSGLDTDHTFERIKHQLSLNDEESAFNKYYFETEDSNDLDVLREYELSNLTPTSTGNIHPLEPDNRVQQYQKPPGTDVDIWREMLDGSKNFPSAESPPQCGGHETSYLILEEVDSQKHHTYTPIPHAYHPACSLPVFYQDGLEISLDNNINLTIAQKQRFTIREISPEWCYTSEGTKIIIIGSFFCDPSECEWACMIGDVEVPVQIIQEGVLSCYAPAHLQGEVSICITSGNREACSEVRDFEYRAKSEVSTHSDITGTEAYKNPDELVSLVRFVQMLLSDAQKASESRTDEDSWSQVIDTLLVGTSTSSSVLDWLLQELLKDKLDKWLSSKLQNSNEKGCSSLSKKEQGIIHMVAILGFEWALQPILNSGVSVNFRDNNGWTALHWAARYGREKMVAALIAFGASAGAVTDPNAQDLTGKTPASIAASYGHRGLAGYLSEVALTTHLASLTLVESELSKGSAALEAERAVNSIPSSDYEDEDSLRQTLAAVRNAAQAAARIQSAFRAHSFRKRQQLKSAIPIGRDEFTDIQGLSTASKLAFRTTRDNNLAAVSIQKKYRGWKGRKDFLSLRQKVVKIQAHVRGYQVRRNFMVCWAVGVLEKVILRWRRRGVGLRGFRAELESIDESEGQDILKVFRKQKVDEAIDEAVSRVLSMVECPEARQQYGRLLSKYRQAKAKLQNGNGITQYPNVEDKDTTLID from the exons ATGCAATCAG TTATTATTTCAGGATATGATATAAAACATCTGGGAAGAGAAGCTCAAAGTCGGTGGTTAAAGCCTGCTGAAGTATATTTCATATTGAAGAATTATGAGGAGCACCAGCTCGCCCACCAAGTTCCTCAGAAACCTACAA GTGGATCTTTGTATCTGTTCAACAAACGAGAGCTGAAGTTTTTCAGGAAAGATGGTCATAATTGGCGTAAAAGGAAGGATCAGAGAACCATTGCTGAAGCACATGAACGGCTCAAG GTTGGAAATGCCGAAGCCCTAAACTGTTATTATGCTCATGGAGAGGAGAACCCTAAGTTTCAAAGAAGAAGCTACTGGATGTTAGATCC GGCATATGGGCACATTGTTCTTGTGCATTACAGAGATATTCGTGTG GGACGGGAGAATTCTGGATCAGCATCTCAGCTTCCAACATCATCTCCTTCCACCTTCAGTCTTAATCCTGCATCTTTTGCATCTGAGTTGCCAGACCCGTCCTTTGTCATTGGTGAATCTTATGAATTGTATCATAATGATTCTAGTCCCAACTCAGTGGAGATAAGCTCTAGTCAAATTGTCAACAATCATACAATGAACCGGTCAGAAGAGAGAGCAAATGAAGTAAGTGGTTCTTCAGGGCTGGATACGGATCACACATTTGAAAGAATAAAGCACCAACTGAGTTTAAATGATGAGGAGTCAgcatttaataaatactactttGAGACCGAGGATTCAAATGATCTAGATGTTCTGCGGGAATATGAATTATCTAATCTGACACCAACAAGCACAGGGAACATTCATCCACTAGAACcag ATAATAGAGTTCAACAGTACCAGAAACCACCAGGAACTGACGTTGACATTTGGAGAGAGATGCTGGATGGCTCCAAGAATTTTCCAAGTGCAGAATCACCACCACAGTGTGGAGGGCATGAAACTT CTTATTTAATCCTTGAAGAAGTAGATTCACAGAAGCATCATACATATACTCCTATACCACATGCTTACCATCCAGCCTGCAGTTTGCCGGTATTTTACCAAGATGGATTGGAAATCTCTCTTGACAACAATATAAATTTGACCATTGCCCAAAAACAGAGGTTCACTATCCGTGAGATATCCCCAGAGTGGTGTTATACCTCTGAGGGCACAAAG ATCATCATTATTGGGTCTTTCTTCTGTGATCCTTCGGAGTGTGAATGGGCTTGTATGATCGGTGACGTCGAAGTTCCTGTCCAGATCATTCAGGAAGGCGTCCTCTCCTGCTATGCTCCAGCTCACTTACAGGGGGAAGTTAGTATTTGCATCACTTCTGGAAATCGAGAAGCATGCAGCGAAGTCAGGGACTTTGAATACCGAGCCAAGTCTGAAGTGTCCACACACAGTGATATAACTGGAACAGAGGCTTATAAGAATCCAGATGAACTTGTGTCGCTTGTCAGATTTGTTCAAATGCTGCTATCGGATGCTCAGAAAGCCTCTGAATCAAGAACTGATGAGGACTCATGGAGCCAAGTCATTGATACACTTTTGGTTGGTACTTCTACATCATCAAGCGTTCTTGATTGGCTTCTCCAAGAACTTCTGAAGGATAAATTGGATAAATGGCTTTCAtctaaattacaaaatagtAATGAGAAAGGCTGCTCGTCTTTATCCAAGAAAGAACAAGGTATCATACACATGGTTGCCATATTAGGATTTGAATGGGCCTTGCAACCAATATTGAACTCTGGAGTAAGCGTTAACTTCCGCGACAATAATGGATGGACTGCACTTCATTGGGCTGCACGATATGGgag AGAAAAGATGGTGGCTGCATTGATTGCATTTGGTGCATCGGCCGGTGCAGTTACCGATCCTAATGCACAGGACCTTACTGGCAAAACGCCTGCATCAATTGCTGCTTCCTACGGTCACAGGGGACTCGCAGGTTATCTCTCGGAAGTTGCATTAACCACTCACCTGGCATCCCTGACACTGGTCGAAAGCGAGCTTTCTAAAGGCTCCGCCGCCTTGGAAGCAGAAAGAGCCGTAAATAGTATACCATCCTCAGACTACGAAGATGAGGACTCCCTCCGGCAGACTCTAGCTGCAGTTCGGAATGCAGCTCAGGCTGCTGCACGCATTCAATCAGCATTCCGTGCTCATTCATTCCGGAAGAGGCAGCAGTTGAAATCAGCCATACCCATTGGTAGAGATGAGTTTACCGACATTCAGGGGCTTTCAACTGCATCAAAGCTGGCATTTCGCACCACACGCGACAACAACTTGGCTGCAGTATCCATACAGAAGAAGTATAGAGGGTGGAAAGGGAGGAAAGATTTCCTATCACTGCGCCAGAAAGTTGTCAAGATCCAG GCTCATGTGAGGGGCTACCAAGTTAGAAGGAACTTCATGGTTTGCTGGGCAGTTGGTGTGCTGGAGAAGGTTATACTAAGGTGGCGGAGGAGAGGAGTGGGTCTACGGGGATTCAGGGCAGAGCTAGAGTCCATCGACGAGAGCGAGGGCCAAGACATCCTGAAGGTGTTCCGGAAGCAGAAAGTGGATGAAGCCATCGATGAGGCCGTGTCAAGAGTGCTGTCCATGGTGGAATGTCCAGAGGCGCGTCAGCAATATGGTCGTCTTCTTAGCAAATACCGTCAGGCTAAG GCTAAACTGCAGAATGGTAATGGCATCACACAATATCCCAACGTGGAAGATAAAGACACTACACTAATCGActaa